One genomic window of Sphingopyxis sp. OPL5 includes the following:
- the gcvH gene encoding glycine cleavage system protein GcvH, which translates to MPRYYTEEHEWIDVDGDVATVGITDFAQGQLGDIVFVEVPDTGAELTQGGDAAVVESVKAASDVYAPVDGTVTEGNGQLEEDPALVNSDPEGEGWFFRMTLSDKSQLEALMNATAYKAFCDDL; encoded by the coding sequence ATGCCGCGTTATTATACCGAAGAACATGAATGGATCGACGTCGATGGCGATGTCGCGACCGTCGGCATCACCGACTTCGCGCAGGGCCAGCTCGGCGACATCGTCTTTGTCGAGGTCCCCGACACCGGCGCCGAGCTTACCCAGGGCGGCGACGCCGCGGTGGTCGAATCGGTGAAGGCGGCGAGCGACGTCTACGCCCCCGTCGACGGCACCGTGACCGAAGGCAATGGCCAGCTCGAGGAAGATCCCGCGCTCGTCAATTCGGACCCCGAAGGCGAAGGCTGGTTCTTCCGCATGACGCTGAGCGACAAGAGCCAGCTCGAAGCGCTGATGAACGCGACCGCGTACAAGGCCTTCTGCGACGATCTTTGA
- the gcvPA gene encoding aminomethyl-transferring glycine dehydrogenase subunit GcvPA, translating into MRYLPLTPADRSAMLATIGAATIDDLFIDVPAEARLDGPIADLPGHASELAVERHMGALARRNRAAGDGPFFLGAGAYRHHVPASVDHLIQRGEFLTAYTPYQPEIAQGTLQMLFEFQSQIARLLGTDVANASMYDGSTACWEAVVMARRITKRSKALFSTGVHPHYRSVARTMAKYTGDALVEGDPELVPGTDWAALAAAVDKEVSCVVVQYPDILGRIDDMAALASACQAAGALLIAVVTEPVALGLIKSPGEMGADIVVGEGQSIGVGLQFGGPYVGLFACKAKYVRQMPGRLCGETVDANGKRGFVLTLSTREQHIRREKATSNICTNSGLCALAFSIHMTLLGEAGLRQLASINHGRAKAAAAELAKVPGVSVLNTTFFNEFTLLLPTAARPVVHQLAERDILGGVSLGRLYPDNAGLENGLVVAVTETCTAEDISAFAAALKEVLA; encoded by the coding sequence ATGCGTTACCTCCCGCTCACCCCCGCTGACCGTTCGGCCATGCTCGCCACCATCGGCGCTGCGACGATCGACGACCTGTTCATCGACGTCCCCGCCGAAGCGCGGCTCGACGGTCCGATTGCCGATCTGCCCGGACATGCCAGCGAACTCGCGGTCGAGCGTCATATGGGCGCCTTGGCACGGCGCAACCGCGCGGCGGGCGACGGGCCCTTCTTCCTCGGAGCGGGCGCGTACCGCCACCATGTTCCGGCGAGCGTCGATCATCTGATCCAGCGCGGCGAGTTCCTGACCGCCTACACGCCGTACCAGCCCGAAATCGCGCAGGGCACGCTGCAGATGCTGTTCGAATTCCAGAGCCAGATTGCGCGTCTGCTCGGCACCGACGTCGCCAATGCGTCGATGTACGACGGCTCGACAGCGTGCTGGGAAGCGGTCGTGATGGCGCGCCGCATCACCAAACGGTCGAAAGCTCTCTTCTCGACCGGCGTCCACCCGCATTACCGCAGCGTCGCTCGGACGATGGCAAAATATACCGGCGACGCGCTGGTCGAGGGCGACCCCGAACTGGTTCCCGGCACCGACTGGGCCGCGCTCGCCGCCGCGGTCGACAAGGAGGTCAGCTGCGTCGTCGTGCAATATCCCGACATCCTCGGCCGCATCGATGACATGGCTGCGCTCGCGAGCGCCTGCCAGGCAGCGGGCGCGCTGCTGATCGCCGTCGTCACCGAACCCGTCGCGCTCGGCCTGATCAAATCGCCCGGCGAGATGGGCGCCGACATCGTCGTCGGCGAGGGCCAGTCGATCGGCGTCGGCCTGCAATTCGGTGGTCCTTATGTGGGCCTCTTTGCGTGCAAGGCGAAATATGTCCGCCAGATGCCGGGGCGTCTGTGCGGCGAGACGGTCGACGCCAATGGCAAGCGCGGTTTCGTGCTGACGCTCTCGACGCGCGAACAGCATATCCGCCGCGAAAAGGCGACGAGCAATATCTGCACGAACAGCGGGCTTTGTGCGCTGGCGTTCAGCATTCACATGACGCTGCTCGGCGAAGCGGGGCTGCGCCAGCTCGCGTCGATCAATCATGGCCGCGCCAAGGCCGCCGCCGCCGAACTGGCGAAGGTGCCGGGCGTGTCGGTGCTGAACACCACTTTCTTCAACGAGTTCACCTTGCTGCTGCCGACCGCCGCAAGGCCGGTCGTTCACCAGCTTGCCGAGCGCGATATCCTCGGCGGGGTTTCGCTCGGCCGCCTCTATCCCGACAATGCGGGCCTCGAAAATGGGCTCGTCGTCGCGGTTACCGAAACCTGCACGGCGGAGGATATCAGCGCCTTTGCCGCGGCGCTGAAGGAGGTGCTGGCATGA
- the gcvPB gene encoding aminomethyl-transferring glycine dehydrogenase subunit GcvPB, producing MSTPNASGWRPEMNAGGADDSTTFTGNRALMLEEPLIFEIGSTETTGVDFDEVAPALDLGGLARSAPIGLPGLSEGETVRHYTRLSRQNYAIDLGLFPLGSCTMKHNPRLNERVARMPGFADIHPLQPQETVQGALAVINELAMWLIKLTGMHGVAMTPKAGAHGELCGILCIKAALEARGEDRRVLLVPESAHGTNPATAAFAGFSVEDIPATPEGRVDLAALKARLGPDVAGVMITNPNTCGLFERDMKAISDAVHAAGGYVYCDGANFNAIVGKVRPGDLGVDAMHINLHKTFSTPHGGGGPGSGPVVLSEALAPYGPIPYAARYADGSFKLVEEESAGAEHPETFGRMTAFHGQMGMFTRALTYMLSHGADGLQQVAEDAVLNANYILRSLDDVLEAPFGGSGPCMHEALFTDNGLAEGFSTLDIAKGIIDEGFHPMTVYFPLVVHGAMLIEPTETESKAVLDQFVGALRSVALRAKNGDPALKSAPHFAPRARLDETAAARKPILTWSEPVVAPDTPSLSEIGGS from the coding sequence ATGAGCACGCCCAACGCATCCGGCTGGCGCCCCGAAATGAACGCGGGCGGCGCCGACGACAGCACGACCTTCACCGGCAACCGCGCGCTGATGCTCGAAGAGCCGCTGATCTTCGAGATCGGCTCGACCGAAACCACCGGCGTCGACTTCGACGAGGTCGCCCCGGCGCTTGATCTCGGCGGCCTTGCACGCTCGGCGCCGATCGGCCTGCCGGGACTTAGCGAAGGCGAGACGGTCCGCCACTATACGCGCCTGTCGCGCCAGAATTACGCGATCGACCTCGGCCTCTTCCCGCTCGGTTCGTGCACGATGAAGCACAACCCGCGTCTCAACGAACGAGTTGCGCGGATGCCGGGCTTCGCCGACATCCACCCGCTCCAGCCGCAGGAAACGGTGCAGGGCGCGCTCGCGGTGATCAACGAACTGGCGATGTGGCTGATCAAGCTCACCGGCATGCACGGGGTCGCGATGACCCCCAAGGCCGGTGCGCATGGCGAACTCTGCGGCATCCTCTGCATCAAGGCCGCGCTCGAAGCGCGCGGCGAGGACCGGCGCGTGCTGCTCGTCCCCGAAAGCGCGCATGGCACCAACCCCGCGACCGCGGCGTTCGCCGGCTTTAGCGTCGAGGATATTCCCGCGACCCCCGAAGGCCGCGTCGACCTCGCGGCCTTGAAGGCACGCCTCGGTCCCGACGTCGCCGGCGTGATGATCACCAACCCCAATACCTGCGGCCTGTTCGAACGCGACATGAAGGCGATCTCGGACGCGGTGCACGCGGCGGGCGGTTATGTCTATTGCGACGGCGCCAATTTCAACGCGATCGTCGGCAAGGTGCGTCCGGGCGACCTCGGCGTCGATGCGATGCACATCAACCTCCACAAAACCTTCTCGACCCCGCACGGCGGCGGCGGCCCCGGCTCGGGCCCCGTCGTGCTGTCGGAGGCGCTCGCCCCCTATGGCCCGATCCCCTATGCGGCGCGCTACGCCGACGGCTCGTTCAAGCTGGTCGAGGAGGAAAGCGCGGGCGCCGAGCATCCCGAGACCTTCGGCCGCATGACCGCCTTCCACGGCCAGATGGGCATGTTCACCCGCGCGCTGACCTATATGCTCAGCCACGGTGCTGACGGGCTCCAGCAGGTCGCCGAGGATGCGGTGCTCAACGCCAACTATATCCTGCGCAGTCTCGACGATGTGCTCGAGGCGCCGTTCGGTGGCTCGGGGCCGTGCATGCATGAAGCTTTGTTCACCGACAACGGCCTCGCCGAAGGCTTCTCGACGCTCGACATCGCCAAGGGGATCATCGACGAGGGCTTTCACCCGATGACGGTCTATTTCCCGCTCGTCGTCCATGGTGCGATGCTGATCGAACCGACCGAGACAGAGAGCAAGGCGGTACTCGACCAGTTCGTCGGAGCACTGCGCAGCGTCGCGCTGCGCGCCAAGAATGGCGATCCGGCGCTCAAATCGGCGCCGCATTTCGCCCCGCGCGCGCGGCTCGACGAAACGGCGGCGGCGCGCAAGCCGATCTTGACCTGGAGCGAACCAGTCGTCGCCCCCGACACCCCGTCGCTCAGCGAGATCGGCGGCAGTTGA
- a CDS encoding ABA4-like family protein: MSWDTLFLLANYWAIAGWIVLAFAPRGPRLLSLVMYAGVFLLCLTYVVLIVGFLSGAIDPGGPGTDGNLTSLAGVMKLFDTPGGTTMGWIHYLAFDLFTGMWIARDADQKGFSRVVQFPFLFLTLMAGPVGLFLWLIVRERRARAHAKAAK, translated from the coding sequence ATGAGTTGGGATACACTGTTTCTGCTGGCCAATTACTGGGCGATTGCGGGCTGGATCGTCCTCGCTTTCGCACCGCGGGGGCCGCGCCTCCTGTCGCTGGTCATGTATGCCGGCGTCTTTCTCCTGTGCCTCACCTATGTGGTGCTGATCGTCGGCTTTCTAAGCGGGGCGATCGATCCCGGCGGACCGGGCACCGACGGCAACCTGACCTCGCTCGCCGGGGTGATGAAGCTGTTCGATACCCCCGGCGGGACGACGATGGGCTGGATCCATTATCTCGCGTTCGATCTGTTCACTGGCATGTGGATCGCGCGCGATGCCGACCAAAAGGGCTTCAGCCGCGTCGTGCAATTTCCCTTTCTGTTCCTGACGCTGATGGCGGGCCCCGTCGGCCTGTTCCTGTGGCTGATCGTTCGCGAACGCCGCGCGCGGGCCCACGCCAAAGCCGCGAAGTGA
- a CDS encoding DUF938 domain-containing protein, with product MPGDGDEAAKRHAPATTRNRDAIAAVLADWLPPAGTVLEVASGSGEHAVHFAAVFPRLHWQPSDPDPAGLVSIAAWSADAGLVNIAPPLALDASAADWPIAKADAILCINMVHISPWAATLGLFAGAGRLLAPGAPLILYGPYFDPAVPTAESNLAFDASLRARNPAWGLRDLDAVRAAAADAGLDFAERRAMPANNLMLLFRRA from the coding sequence ATGCCGGGCGACGGCGACGAAGCGGCCAAGCGCCATGCCCCCGCAACGACGCGCAACCGCGACGCGATCGCCGCGGTGCTCGCCGACTGGCTGCCGCCCGCGGGAACGGTGCTGGAGGTGGCGAGCGGTTCGGGCGAACATGCGGTGCATTTCGCGGCCGTCTTTCCCCGTCTGCACTGGCAACCGAGCGACCCCGACCCGGCCGGGCTGGTTTCGATCGCCGCCTGGAGCGCCGACGCGGGCCTCGTGAATATCGCGCCGCCGCTCGCGCTCGACGCGTCGGCGGCCGACTGGCCGATTGCGAAGGCCGATGCGATCCTGTGCATCAACATGGTGCATATCAGCCCGTGGGCGGCGACGCTTGGCCTGTTCGCGGGTGCCGGCCGGCTGCTGGCGCCCGGCGCGCCGCTGATCCTCTACGGACCTTATTTCGATCCCGCTGTGCCGACCGCCGAAAGCAATCTTGCCTTCGATGCCAGTTTGCGGGCGCGCAACCCGGCATGGGGGCTGCGCGACCTCGATGCGGTCCGGGCTGCGGCAGCGGATGCCGGGCTGGATTTCGCCGAGCGGCGGGCGATGCCCGCGAACAATCTGATGCTGCTCTTCCGTCGGGCCTAG
- a CDS encoding fatty acid--CoA ligase — protein MKALADLLTFDEFLTHWAADRPDRLALREEDREFSYGELDDLTAKVASALIGAGLKKGDRIAWIGKNSDLYFQLFFGAARAGIVMAPIGWRLSPAEWAYVLNDTGAKILFTGPGFEAVAQQLAGKLDHDPRIVGDGEARALIATTARAAFEGSGPDDAVLQLYTSGTTGNPKGAVLSNRNLFALRRNSSDLDLPYTKWEDDEAVLVAMPCAHIGGTGLGIMALAAGLPGVVLAEFNPDGVFDAVEHHGVTRFFIVPAALQMLLLHPRCAETDFSRLKYILYGAAPIPLELLRQCIKMFGADFIQAYGMTETTGTICMLPPEDHDPEGNQRMRSAGKALPGVEIRILGDDGQAVPVGEVGEVVTRSSNNMIGYWNLPEATLKTMTADGWIHTGDAGYLDTDGYLYIHDRMKDMIISGGENVYPAEVESAIFGHPAVQEVAVIGIPDQKWGETVKAVVVPKPGMSIDEADIIAWARERIAAFKAPRSIDVIEALPRNASGKILRKDLRAPYWEGRERMVN, from the coding sequence ATGAAAGCGCTGGCCGACCTTCTGACTTTTGACGAGTTCCTCACCCATTGGGCGGCCGACCGTCCCGACCGGCTCGCGCTGCGCGAAGAGGATCGCGAGTTCAGCTATGGCGAACTCGACGATCTGACCGCGAAGGTCGCGAGCGCGCTGATCGGCGCGGGGCTAAAAAAGGGCGACCGCATCGCGTGGATCGGCAAGAACAGCGACCTCTATTTCCAGCTCTTTTTCGGCGCGGCGCGCGCGGGGATCGTCATGGCGCCGATCGGTTGGCGGCTGTCGCCCGCCGAATGGGCCTATGTCCTCAACGATACCGGGGCAAAGATCCTGTTCACCGGCCCTGGCTTCGAGGCGGTGGCGCAGCAACTCGCCGGCAAGCTCGATCATGATCCGCGCATCGTGGGTGACGGCGAAGCGCGCGCACTGATTGCCACGACCGCGCGCGCGGCCTTCGAGGGCTCGGGTCCCGACGACGCGGTGCTCCAGCTTTATACCTCGGGCACCACCGGCAATCCCAAGGGCGCAGTGCTGTCGAACCGCAACCTGTTCGCGCTGCGCCGCAATTCCAGCGACCTCGACCTGCCCTATACCAAGTGGGAGGATGATGAGGCGGTGCTGGTCGCGATGCCCTGCGCGCACATCGGCGGCACGGGACTTGGCATCATGGCGCTCGCGGCGGGACTGCCGGGCGTTGTCCTCGCCGAATTCAACCCCGATGGCGTGTTCGACGCGGTCGAGCATCATGGCGTGACGCGCTTCTTTATCGTGCCCGCGGCGCTGCAGATGCTGCTGCTCCACCCGCGCTGCGCCGAGACCGATTTCAGCCGCCTCAAATATATCCTCTATGGCGCCGCACCGATCCCGCTCGAACTGCTGCGCCAGTGCATCAAGATGTTCGGCGCCGACTTCATCCAGGCCTATGGCATGACCGAAACGACGGGCACCATCTGCATGCTGCCGCCCGAAGATCATGATCCCGAAGGCAATCAGCGCATGCGCTCGGCGGGCAAGGCGCTGCCCGGGGTCGAAATCCGCATCCTCGGCGACGACGGGCAGGCGGTGCCGGTGGGCGAAGTGGGCGAGGTCGTGACCCGCTCGTCCAACAATATGATCGGCTATTGGAACCTGCCCGAGGCGACGTTGAAGACGATGACCGCAGACGGCTGGATCCACACCGGCGATGCGGGTTATCTCGACACGGACGGCTATCTTTATATCCACGACCGGATGAAGGACATGATCATCTCGGGCGGCGAGAATGTCTATCCGGCCGAGGTCGAGAGCGCGATCTTCGGCCATCCGGCGGTGCAGGAGGTCGCGGTGATCGGCATTCCCGATCAGAAATGGGGCGAGACGGTGAAGGCCGTCGTCGTGCCCAAGCCGGGCATGAGCATCGACGAGGCCGACATCATCGCCTGGGCGCGCGAACGCATCGCCGCGTTCAAGGCGCCGCGCAGCATCGACGTGATCGAGGCGCTGCCGCGCAACGCCAGCGGCAAGATCCTGCGCAAGGATCTGCGCGCGCCTTATTGGGAGGGGCGCGAACGGATGGTCAATTGA
- a CDS encoding GFA family protein, with translation MTNGEAVLEGRCLCGDAGWTLAGDPGSITACNCTMCRRYGALWAYDYENERIRMTGPTATFARRGKADPALEIHFCPSCGCLLSWRGLRPEEDGRRRMAVNIRLAEPEAVADLPIDHFDGLDSFEDLPGDGRCVRDMWY, from the coding sequence TTGACCAACGGCGAGGCCGTCCTCGAAGGCCGCTGCCTGTGCGGCGATGCCGGCTGGACGCTTGCCGGCGATCCCGGTTCGATCACTGCCTGCAATTGCACCATGTGCCGCCGCTATGGCGCGCTGTGGGCCTATGACTATGAGAATGAGCGCATTCGGATGACGGGGCCGACGGCGACTTTTGCGCGCCGCGGCAAAGCCGATCCGGCGCTCGAAATCCATTTCTGCCCGAGTTGCGGCTGCTTGCTGAGTTGGCGCGGTTTGCGACCGGAGGAAGATGGACGGCGTCGCATGGCGGTTAACATCCGCCTCGCCGAACCCGAGGCAGTGGCCGACCTTCCGATCGACCATTTCGACGGCCTCGACAGCTTCGAGGACTTGCCGGGCGATGGCCGCTGCGTGCGCGATATGTGGTACTAG
- a CDS encoding energy transducer TonB — MSIGLAYALLTAPVAASAVPVTVITVHDLTPKEIRAMQWRDRRLVALCRSAARHRNNLDKLLVTKGADGDRLSEVAWQLWDGEDGCRRDRALAIDVTRRVIDGKALTAADVDTVAQLAMFLQSRGEPADLSELAELRRIMWVRGDYYGVGDSPTWSADEKRDFVARDDVWAFIDSPERREGWKHRAMLLEALLDPLSPRHDAARAVSMIEEGNDSRDWTRAARLLLERKQLPADPVRAEGLLVRAAEYDDAARLLLLPILAPRLDGSDPVAAQAALKAMQAWASKAEAGGAATRALLWPGLVKKLSAPASEVQMAAARDLTQYAILGAEADRAPLLRWLDTALRDGSEAEKTASWGNLGRLMMKQEPGAAEVMAAAYEREGGLLDGGALQPANFQPFITADDYPARALRDESEGVVEAEAVIAPNGRVLHVVVTRSASPILDDIVQRLVVRRFRLKDKPEFAGHYVRAKLPSIQFRLPNCDIRADRTPAVEAAILVDGDYCPHPIQDVPLSVTTASRVSEKLRAAVLVDDRAGHIGGALR; from the coding sequence ATGTCGATCGGCTTGGCGTATGCGCTCCTGACCGCACCGGTCGCGGCCTCCGCTGTTCCGGTGACGGTCATCACCGTCCACGACCTCACGCCCAAGGAAATTCGCGCGATGCAATGGCGCGACCGGCGGCTGGTCGCACTCTGCCGGAGCGCCGCGCGTCATCGCAACAACCTCGACAAATTGCTGGTCACCAAGGGCGCCGATGGCGACAGGCTGTCCGAAGTCGCATGGCAGCTCTGGGATGGCGAGGATGGTTGTCGCCGGGACCGCGCGCTGGCGATCGATGTGACGCGCCGTGTCATCGACGGCAAGGCGCTGACCGCCGCCGACGTCGACACGGTCGCGCAGCTCGCCATGTTCCTCCAGTCGCGCGGCGAACCCGCCGACCTGAGCGAACTCGCCGAGCTTCGACGCATAATGTGGGTGCGCGGCGACTATTATGGCGTCGGCGATTCCCCGACCTGGTCGGCCGATGAAAAGCGCGATTTTGTCGCGCGCGACGATGTTTGGGCCTTCATCGACAGTCCCGAACGGCGCGAAGGATGGAAGCATCGGGCGATGCTGCTCGAGGCGTTGCTCGACCCCTTGTCGCCGCGTCACGACGCTGCGCGCGCGGTGTCGATGATCGAGGAGGGGAATGACAGCCGCGACTGGACGCGTGCGGCGCGGCTGCTGCTCGAACGCAAGCAGTTGCCCGCCGATCCCGTGCGTGCCGAAGGACTGCTTGTCCGAGCCGCCGAATATGATGACGCGGCCCGCCTGTTGCTGCTGCCGATCCTGGCGCCGCGCCTCGACGGCTCCGATCCCGTCGCCGCTCAGGCCGCGCTCAAGGCGATGCAGGCCTGGGCGTCAAAGGCCGAGGCAGGCGGTGCGGCCACCCGTGCGCTCCTTTGGCCGGGCCTGGTGAAGAAGCTCTCCGCCCCCGCTTCCGAGGTGCAAATGGCGGCGGCCCGCGACCTGACCCAATATGCGATTCTGGGGGCCGAGGCCGACCGTGCGCCCTTGCTTCGATGGCTCGACACGGCGTTGCGTGACGGTAGCGAGGCGGAAAAGACCGCTAGCTGGGGAAATCTGGGCCGTTTGATGATGAAGCAGGAACCGGGCGCCGCCGAGGTGATGGCCGCGGCCTATGAACGGGAGGGCGGCCTGCTGGACGGCGGGGCACTCCAACCGGCAAATTTCCAGCCGTTCATCACCGCCGACGATTATCCGGCACGCGCCCTCCGCGACGAAAGCGAAGGTGTCGTCGAGGCCGAAGCCGTGATCGCGCCCAATGGTCGCGTCCTCCACGTCGTGGTGACGCGCTCGGCGTCGCCGATACTCGACGACATTGTCCAGCGGCTCGTCGTTCGCCGCTTCCGCCTCAAGGACAAGCCGGAATTTGCGGGGCACTATGTGCGCGCGAAGCTGCCGTCGATCCAGTTTCGCCTGCCGAATTGCGACATCCGCGCTGACCGCACGCCAGCTGTAGAGGCCGCGATCCTGGTCGACGGCGATTATTGCCCCCATCCAATCCAGGATGTGCCGCTGTCCGTGACGACGGCCAGCCGCGTCTCAGAAAAACTGCGTGCCGCCGTCCTGGTTGATGATCGCGCCGGTCATATAGGCGGCGCGCTTCGATAG
- a CDS encoding SDR family NAD(P)-dependent oxidoreductase, whose product MDLELAGEPIVIVGGTQGMGYATARQLAEEGAKLALIARDMERGEAKAAALRALGAEVIVRGADATRPGEVEDAIASAADHFGRLYGLAVTAGPVLSHGSFEEDGDAAWEASFQAVLMTSVRACQAALPIIAASGGGAVVLTASYSTRAAAAHLYPYVAMKSGIAALSKNLAIAYGPKGVRVNCVAPGAVATEALASATEQAVAAYGDDPEAALDRWMTEQWGMKVALGRVGRPHELADLFAFLLSKRAAYMTGAIINQDGGTQFF is encoded by the coding sequence ATGGACCTCGAACTGGCAGGCGAGCCGATCGTCATCGTCGGCGGGACGCAGGGCATGGGTTATGCGACTGCGCGGCAACTGGCCGAGGAAGGCGCGAAGCTGGCGCTGATCGCGCGCGATATGGAGCGCGGCGAGGCGAAGGCTGCGGCGCTGCGTGCGCTCGGCGCCGAGGTGATCGTGCGCGGCGCTGATGCGACGCGGCCGGGCGAGGTCGAGGACGCCATCGCGTCCGCCGCCGATCATTTCGGCCGCCTCTATGGCCTCGCGGTCACCGCGGGACCGGTGCTCAGCCACGGCAGCTTCGAGGAGGACGGCGACGCCGCGTGGGAGGCCAGCTTTCAGGCGGTGCTGATGACCAGCGTGCGCGCGTGCCAGGCGGCGCTGCCGATCATCGCAGCGTCAGGCGGCGGCGCGGTCGTACTCACCGCGTCCTATTCGACGCGCGCCGCGGCGGCGCATCTTTATCCCTATGTCGCGATGAAGTCGGGCATCGCGGCGCTGTCGAAGAATCTCGCCATCGCCTATGGCCCGAAGGGCGTGCGCGTAAACTGCGTCGCGCCCGGCGCGGTGGCGACCGAGGCGCTGGCCTCGGCTACCGAGCAGGCGGTCGCGGCCTATGGCGACGACCCCGAGGCGGCACTCGACCGCTGGATGACCGAACAATGGGGAATGAAGGTCGCGCTGGGGCGCGTCGGGCGGCCGCACGAACTCGCCGACCTCTTCGCCTTCCTGCTATCGAAGCGCGCCGCCTATATGACCGGCGCGATCATCAACCAGGACGGCGGCACGCAGTTTTTCTGA
- a CDS encoding glutathione S-transferase family protein — protein MTLPILYHCADARSLRCLWAVEEAGIDVDLRVLPFPPRAFAPDYRPVNPLMTVPGWVEDGRLMTESAAICERIAEGTPLEVRRDEADYWDYRNWLHRSDATLTFPLAIMLRYTRVEAPERRLAQAVDDYKAFFGGRAKSIEAALGDGREWLVAGRFTIADIVIGYAAFLATTLKADDVLGEATKAWLARCMARDGFVRARERQKPA, from the coding sequence ATGACCCTGCCCATCCTCTATCATTGCGCCGACGCGCGTTCGCTGCGCTGTCTGTGGGCGGTCGAGGAGGCGGGGATCGACGTCGACCTGCGTGTCCTGCCTTTTCCGCCTCGCGCCTTTGCCCCCGATTACCGCCCTGTAAACCCGCTGATGACGGTGCCGGGCTGGGTCGAGGACGGGCGACTGATGACCGAGTCGGCCGCGATCTGCGAACGCATCGCGGAGGGAACACCGCTCGAGGTACGCCGCGACGAAGCGGATTATTGGGACTATCGCAACTGGCTCCACCGCAGCGACGCGACGCTGACCTTCCCGCTCGCGATCATGCTGCGCTACACGCGCGTCGAGGCCCCGGAGCGGCGGCTGGCGCAGGCGGTCGACGATTATAAGGCCTTCTTCGGTGGCCGTGCGAAGAGCATCGAGGCGGCGCTGGGCGATGGCCGCGAGTGGCTCGTCGCGGGACGCTTCACCATCGCCGATATCGTCATCGGCTATGCCGCCTTTCTCGCCACCACGCTGAAGGCCGACGATGTGCTGGGCGAGGCGACCAAGGCGTGGCTGGCGCGCTGCATGGCGCGCGACGGGTTCGTCCGCGCGCGCGAACGGCAAAAGCCGGCATAG
- a CDS encoding DMT family transporter: protein MTAVAASDPPQHYLGGIALRLLAMLSLSVMFVLVKYIDAAGIHLVESLFWRQALVLPLLAIWALTHGGLGLFKTQRIGIHARRAMMGLTGMALNFGGMIFLPMAEATTINLSVPIICVFLAAALLGERVGWQRWGAVVIGFVGVLIVLNPTTLLMQGFEGDHGLGTLIALGGAVMTALITIQVRDLGRTESAMTIVFWFSLISMIPLGIALPFVFTPHSAGEWSLLVGLGLLGAVVQLSLTGALRLAPVSVVTPMDYSSLLWSIACGWWFFGTLPAETTWIGAPLIVASGLFIAWREHRLHIERMKDIAA, encoded by the coding sequence ATGACCGCCGTCGCCGCATCCGATCCGCCACAACATTATCTCGGCGGTATCGCGCTCCGGCTGCTCGCGATGCTCAGCCTTTCGGTGATGTTCGTGCTGGTCAAATATATCGACGCGGCGGGCATCCACCTCGTCGAAAGCCTGTTCTGGCGCCAGGCGCTGGTGCTGCCGCTGCTTGCGATATGGGCGTTAACGCACGGCGGCCTTGGCCTGTTCAAGACTCAGCGCATCGGCATCCATGCGCGGCGCGCGATGATGGGGCTGACCGGCATGGCTCTCAATTTCGGCGGCATGATCTTCCTGCCGATGGCCGAGGCGACGACGATCAACCTGTCGGTGCCGATCATCTGCGTTTTCCTTGCGGCCGCGCTGCTCGGCGAGCGAGTCGGCTGGCAACGCTGGGGGGCGGTCGTCATCGGCTTCGTCGGCGTGCTCATCGTACTCAACCCGACGACCCTGCTGATGCAGGGATTCGAGGGCGATCATGGACTCGGCACGCTGATCGCGCTCGGCGGCGCTGTGATGACCGCGCTGATCACGATCCAGGTCCGCGACCTCGGCCGCACCGAAAGCGCGATGACGATCGTCTTCTGGTTCAGCCTGATCTCGATGATCCCGCTCGGTATCGCCCTGCCCTTCGTCTTCACGCCACATAGCGCGGGCGAATGGAGCCTGCTCGTCGGACTCGGATTGCTCGGCGCGGTGGTGCAATTGTCGCTGACCGGTGCGCTGCGCCTCGCCCCCGTGTCGGTGGTGACGCCGATGGATTATTCGAGCCTGCTGTGGTCGATCGCCTGCGGCTGGTGGTTCTTCGGCACCCTGCCCGCCGAGACGACGTGGATCGGCGCGCCGCTGATCGTCGCCAGCGGACTGTTCATCGCCTGGCGCGAACATCGCCTGCATATCGAGCGAATGAAGGATATCGCCGCATGA